From Pristiophorus japonicus isolate sPriJap1 chromosome 7, sPriJap1.hap1, whole genome shotgun sequence, one genomic window encodes:
- the LOC139267153 gene encoding CYFIP-related Rac1 interactor A isoform X3 produces the protein MGNLLKVLTREIENYPHFFLDFENAQPTDGEREIWNQVNAVLQESESILTELQAYKGAGQEIRDAIQNPGDGQLQDRAWNSVCPLVGRLKRFYEFSIRLEKALQSLLESLTYPPYTPTQHLEREQALAKQFAEILHFTLRFDELKMKNPAIQNDFSYYRRTISRNRINNMHLDAENEVNNEMANRMSLFYAEATPMLKTLSDATTKFVSENKTLPIENTTDCLSTMASVCKVMLETPEYKSRFTNEETLLFCMRVMVGVIILYDHVHPVGAFAKTSKIDMKGCIKVLKEQPPNNVEGLLNALRYTTRHLNDESASKQIRTMLQVQ, from the exons ATGGGTAATCTGCTTAAGGTCCTAACCAGGGAGATTGAAAACTATCCACATTTTTTCCTGGATTTTGAAA ATGCACAACCGACAGATGGGGAGCGGGAGATTTGGAACCAAGTGAATGCGGTGCTGCAGGAGTCTGAAAGCATTCTAACTGAGCTGCAGGCTTATAAAGGGGCTGGGCAAGAGATAAGAGAT GCAATTCAAAACCCCGGTGATGGTCAGCTGCAGGACAGAGCATGGAATTCAGTATGTCCACTTGTTGGGAGGCTTAAGCGGTTTTATGAATTCTCTATAAGATTGG AAAAAGCATTACAAAGTCTTTTGGAGTCTTTGACCTATCCACCTTACACGCCAACTCAACATCTGGAACGCGAGCAAGCTCTAGCCAAACAATTTGCAGAAATTCTGCATTTTACTCTCCGATTTGATGAGCTTAAG ATGAAAAATCCAGCCATCCAGAATGACTTTAGTTATTACAGACGGACAATAAGTCGTAACAGAATAAACAATATGCAT TTAGATGCTGAGAATGAAGTAAATAATGAAATGGCCAACAGAATGTCCTTATTTTACGCAGAAGCTACGCCAATGCTAAAAACATTAAGTGATGCGACAACCAAGTTTGTATCAGAG aaCAAGACTCTGCCTATAGAAAATACAACTGATTGTTTAAGTACAATGGCTAGCGTATGCAAAGTCATGCTGGAAACACC GGAGTACAAGAGCAGATTCACCAATGAGGAAACTCTGCTGTTTTGTATGAGAGTGATGGTGGGCGTCATCATACTCTATGATCATGTACACCCTGTGGGAGCATTTgcaaaaacatcaaaaattgat ATGAAAGGATGCATAAAAGTTTTGAAAGAGCAGCCACCAAACAATGTGGAAGGTCTTCTGAATGCACTCAG GTACACCACAAGACACCTGAATGACGAGTCAGCATCCAAACAGATTCGAACCATGCTTCAGGTTCAGTAA
- the LOC139267153 gene encoding CYFIP-related Rac1 interactor A isoform X1 — MKNGQLGKVLEPASACGTVAQHESLPSQEVAGMGNLLKVLTREIENYPHFFLDFENAQPTDGEREIWNQVNAVLQESESILTELQAYKGAGQEIRDAIQNPGDGQLQDRAWNSVCPLVGRLKRFYEFSIRLEKALQSLLESLTYPPYTPTQHLEREQALAKQFAEILHFTLRFDELKMKNPAIQNDFSYYRRTISRNRINNMHLDAENEVNNEMANRMSLFYAEATPMLKTLSDATTKFVSENKTLPIENTTDCLSTMASVCKVMLETPEYKSRFTNEETLLFCMRVMVGVIILYDHVHPVGAFAKTSKIDMKGCIKVLKEQPPNNVEGLLNALRYTTRHLNDESASKQIRTMLQVQ, encoded by the exons GTTGCTGGGATGGGTAATCTGCTTAAGGTCCTAACCAGGGAGATTGAAAACTATCCACATTTTTTCCTGGATTTTGAAA ATGCACAACCGACAGATGGGGAGCGGGAGATTTGGAACCAAGTGAATGCGGTGCTGCAGGAGTCTGAAAGCATTCTAACTGAGCTGCAGGCTTATAAAGGGGCTGGGCAAGAGATAAGAGAT GCAATTCAAAACCCCGGTGATGGTCAGCTGCAGGACAGAGCATGGAATTCAGTATGTCCACTTGTTGGGAGGCTTAAGCGGTTTTATGAATTCTCTATAAGATTGG AAAAAGCATTACAAAGTCTTTTGGAGTCTTTGACCTATCCACCTTACACGCCAACTCAACATCTGGAACGCGAGCAAGCTCTAGCCAAACAATTTGCAGAAATTCTGCATTTTACTCTCCGATTTGATGAGCTTAAG ATGAAAAATCCAGCCATCCAGAATGACTTTAGTTATTACAGACGGACAATAAGTCGTAACAGAATAAACAATATGCAT TTAGATGCTGAGAATGAAGTAAATAATGAAATGGCCAACAGAATGTCCTTATTTTACGCAGAAGCTACGCCAATGCTAAAAACATTAAGTGATGCGACAACCAAGTTTGTATCAGAG aaCAAGACTCTGCCTATAGAAAATACAACTGATTGTTTAAGTACAATGGCTAGCGTATGCAAAGTCATGCTGGAAACACC GGAGTACAAGAGCAGATTCACCAATGAGGAAACTCTGCTGTTTTGTATGAGAGTGATGGTGGGCGTCATCATACTCTATGATCATGTACACCCTGTGGGAGCATTTgcaaaaacatcaaaaattgat ATGAAAGGATGCATAAAAGTTTTGAAAGAGCAGCCACCAAACAATGTGGAAGGTCTTCTGAATGCACTCAG GTACACCACAAGACACCTGAATGACGAGTCAGCATCCAAACAGATTCGAACCATGCTTCAGGTTCAGTAA
- the LOC139267153 gene encoding CYFIP-related Rac1 interactor A isoform X4, whose amino-acid sequence MDYFVVIRTQRVFSTDAQPTDGEREIWNQVNAVLQESESILTELQAYKGAGQEIRDAIQNPGDGQLQDRAWNSVCPLVGRLKRFYEFSIRLEKALQSLLESLTYPPYTPTQHLEREQALAKQFAEILHFTLRFDELKMKNPAIQNDFSYYRRTISRNRINNMHLDAENEVNNEMANRMSLFYAEATPMLKTLSDATTKFVSENKTLPIENTTDCLSTMASVCKVMLETPEYKSRFTNEETLLFCMRVMVGVIILYDHVHPVGAFAKTSKIDMKGCIKVLKEQPPNNVEGLLNALRYTTRHLNDESASKQIRTMLQVQ is encoded by the exons ATGGATTATTTTGTGGTAATTCGTACACAACGGGTATTTTCCACTG ATGCACAACCGACAGATGGGGAGCGGGAGATTTGGAACCAAGTGAATGCGGTGCTGCAGGAGTCTGAAAGCATTCTAACTGAGCTGCAGGCTTATAAAGGGGCTGGGCAAGAGATAAGAGAT GCAATTCAAAACCCCGGTGATGGTCAGCTGCAGGACAGAGCATGGAATTCAGTATGTCCACTTGTTGGGAGGCTTAAGCGGTTTTATGAATTCTCTATAAGATTGG AAAAAGCATTACAAAGTCTTTTGGAGTCTTTGACCTATCCACCTTACACGCCAACTCAACATCTGGAACGCGAGCAAGCTCTAGCCAAACAATTTGCAGAAATTCTGCATTTTACTCTCCGATTTGATGAGCTTAAG ATGAAAAATCCAGCCATCCAGAATGACTTTAGTTATTACAGACGGACAATAAGTCGTAACAGAATAAACAATATGCAT TTAGATGCTGAGAATGAAGTAAATAATGAAATGGCCAACAGAATGTCCTTATTTTACGCAGAAGCTACGCCAATGCTAAAAACATTAAGTGATGCGACAACCAAGTTTGTATCAGAG aaCAAGACTCTGCCTATAGAAAATACAACTGATTGTTTAAGTACAATGGCTAGCGTATGCAAAGTCATGCTGGAAACACC GGAGTACAAGAGCAGATTCACCAATGAGGAAACTCTGCTGTTTTGTATGAGAGTGATGGTGGGCGTCATCATACTCTATGATCATGTACACCCTGTGGGAGCATTTgcaaaaacatcaaaaattgat ATGAAAGGATGCATAAAAGTTTTGAAAGAGCAGCCACCAAACAATGTGGAAGGTCTTCTGAATGCACTCAG GTACACCACAAGACACCTGAATGACGAGTCAGCATCCAAACAGATTCGAACCATGCTTCAGGTTCAGTAA
- the LOC139267153 gene encoding CYFIP-related Rac1 interactor A isoform X2, with product MGNLLKVLTCTEFDQGPNFFLDFENAQPTDGEREIWNQVNAVLQESESILTELQAYKGAGQEIRDAIQNPGDGQLQDRAWNSVCPLVGRLKRFYEFSIRLEKALQSLLESLTYPPYTPTQHLEREQALAKQFAEILHFTLRFDELKMKNPAIQNDFSYYRRTISRNRINNMHLDAENEVNNEMANRMSLFYAEATPMLKTLSDATTKFVSENKTLPIENTTDCLSTMASVCKVMLETPEYKSRFTNEETLLFCMRVMVGVIILYDHVHPVGAFAKTSKIDMKGCIKVLKEQPPNNVEGLLNALRYTTRHLNDESASKQIRTMLQVQ from the exons ATGGGGAATCTTCTAAAAGTTCTCACTTGCACAGAGTTTGATCAAGGGCCAAATTTTTTTCTTGACTTTGAAA ATGCACAACCGACAGATGGGGAGCGGGAGATTTGGAACCAAGTGAATGCGGTGCTGCAGGAGTCTGAAAGCATTCTAACTGAGCTGCAGGCTTATAAAGGGGCTGGGCAAGAGATAAGAGAT GCAATTCAAAACCCCGGTGATGGTCAGCTGCAGGACAGAGCATGGAATTCAGTATGTCCACTTGTTGGGAGGCTTAAGCGGTTTTATGAATTCTCTATAAGATTGG AAAAAGCATTACAAAGTCTTTTGGAGTCTTTGACCTATCCACCTTACACGCCAACTCAACATCTGGAACGCGAGCAAGCTCTAGCCAAACAATTTGCAGAAATTCTGCATTTTACTCTCCGATTTGATGAGCTTAAG ATGAAAAATCCAGCCATCCAGAATGACTTTAGTTATTACAGACGGACAATAAGTCGTAACAGAATAAACAATATGCAT TTAGATGCTGAGAATGAAGTAAATAATGAAATGGCCAACAGAATGTCCTTATTTTACGCAGAAGCTACGCCAATGCTAAAAACATTAAGTGATGCGACAACCAAGTTTGTATCAGAG aaCAAGACTCTGCCTATAGAAAATACAACTGATTGTTTAAGTACAATGGCTAGCGTATGCAAAGTCATGCTGGAAACACC GGAGTACAAGAGCAGATTCACCAATGAGGAAACTCTGCTGTTTTGTATGAGAGTGATGGTGGGCGTCATCATACTCTATGATCATGTACACCCTGTGGGAGCATTTgcaaaaacatcaaaaattgat ATGAAAGGATGCATAAAAGTTTTGAAAGAGCAGCCACCAAACAATGTGGAAGGTCTTCTGAATGCACTCAG GTACACCACAAGACACCTGAATGACGAGTCAGCATCCAAACAGATTCGAACCATGCTTCAGGTTCAGTAA